CGAGCGCGGCGGCCCGGTTAAGACGGCTCGACGAAAAAGCGGAGATCGTCGTGTTTGAAAAAGGCAGGCATGTATCCTACGCCAACTGCGGACTGCCGTATTACGCCGGAGGCGTTATTGAGAACCGTGACGCGCTGCTGATAATGACTCCGGAAAAACTGAAAGCGCTTTTAAACCTTGATATAAGAACAAGAAGCGAAGTGACCGCGATAGACCGGCGGGCCAGAACCGTCACCGTCCGCGAACTGCCGGACGGGCGCGAATATACCGAGCGCTATGATAAACTGGTGCTGGCGCCCGGCGCGAAGCCTTTTCTGCCGCCCGTGCCGGGCATGAATTTGAAAAAAGTGTTTACGCTGCGCACGCTTGACGACGCGGACCGGCTGAAAGAAACCGTCGTCCGATCCGGCGGGAAAACAGCCGCCGTCATCGGGGCCGGTTTTATTGGAGTGGAAACCGCGGAAAGCCTCACGCACGCGGGCGTAAAAACCGCGCTGATCGAAAAACTGCCGCAGATCCTGCCGCCGCTTGATCCCGAAATGGCCTGCGGACTGCAGACGCAGCTGCGCGACAAAGGCGTTTCCTTATATCTGGGCGCGGGGCTCGCTGAAATCCGCGAAACTGAAACCGGTCTCGCGCTCCGGCTGGACAACGGGGTGGAGCTGGCGGCTGATTTCGCCGTCTGCGCCCTCGGCGTCCGCCCGGAAACGGAACTGGCAAAACAGGCCGGGCTTGAAATTGGCGCGGCGGGCGGCATTAAAACCGACCGGCAAATGCGCACCTCCGACCCCGACATCTACGCCGTTGGCGACGCGGTGGAAACGCCGCTCGCCCCTTTGGGCGCAACGGGCATTATCCCGCTCGCCGGACCCGCCAACCGGCAGGGCCGCATAGCGGCCGAAAACATCATGGGGGCAGGCTCGGTCTGTCCCGCGACGCTCGGCACCGCGATACTTAAAGTGTTCAACCTCACGGCCGCAATGGCGGGCCATAACGAAAAGCATCTGGCGCATAACGGGATACCGTACCTTAAATCCTACGCGCACGGGCTCAGCCACTCGGGCTATTATCCGGGCGCGTTTCCGCTGGTGATCAAACTGCTTTTTTCGCCGGACGGGGGGAAACTGCTCGGCGCGCAGGCGGTCGGAATGGAAGGCGCTGACAAACGGCTCGACGTAATCGCCGCGGTGATGCAGGCCGGCGGCACGATTTATGACCTGCTCGACGCGCAGATGTGCTACGCGCCGCCCTACGGTTCCGCCAAAGATCCCGTAAACATCGCCGCCATGACGGCGGAAAACATTCTGGCCGGACTGGTGAATCCGGTCTACCCGACCGACCTCGACAGGCTTGCCGCCGATAAAAACTTTTTCCTGCTCGACGTGCGCACACCGGAAGAATATCTGACCGGCAGTCTCCCCGGCGCTACAAACATTGCGCTTTCCGTGCTGCGCGGCCGCCTGCCGGAACTGCCGCGCGGCAAAACCATCGTCACGCTGTGCAGCCGGGGCAAGATGTCCTATTTCGCCGCGCGGCTGCTTATGCAGGAGGGTTTCAGGACGCTTAACCTTAACGGCGGCTATTCGCTGTACAAACAGATCAAGTCTGAACAGGAAGCGCAGGCGGCGGGCTCGCAACCCCGGCAAAACCCGGCGCCGGACGCAACCTCCAGTCCGGCCGGCTGCCCGAAAAACGCCGCACGCATTGAAATCAACGCCTGCGGACTGCAGTGTCCCGGCCCGATTATGAAACTGTCCGCCGCGCTGAATAACGCGGCCGCCGGGTCGGAGCTGCTCGTTTCCGCCAGCGATCCGGGGTTTAAAATGGACGTGGCCGCATGGTGCAGCAGCACCGGCAACACGCTGATAAACGTTACGGAAGAAAACCGCGTTATACGGGCCTGCATAAAAAAAGGAACGGGTGAAATACCGGCAAGCACGGACGCATTGAACCAGCCCGCGCCTGCGGCCGGAAGCAAAAACCGCACCATCGTGGTTTTCAGCGGCGATCTCGACCGCGCGCTGGCGGCTTTCATCATCGCCAACGGAGCCGCCGCGCTGGGCGGAAAAGTGACGATGTTCTTCACTTTCTGGGGCCTTAATATCCTGCGCCGGGAAACCGCCGGGCCGGCGGCAAAAGGCTTTCTTGACCGACTGTTCGGCCTGCTGATGCCGCGCGGCGCGAACCGGCTGGCGCTTTCAAACATGCATTTCCTTGGGCTGGGAACCGCGCTGATGAAACATGTCATGAAAACCAAAAACGTCACGCCGCTGCCGGAACTGATAAAGCAGGCTCAGCGGCAGGGCGTTAAAATAGTGGCCTGCACCATGGCTATGGATATCATGGGCATCCGGCGCGAAGAACTCATCGCCGGCGTCGAAACCGCCGGAGTGGCCAGTTATCTCGCCGACGCGCAGTATGCCTCGACCAACCTGTTCATTTAAACCGGCCAGCCGGCCCCGAAAAAAATGAAACTCCCCCGGCTGCGCCTGCCGGTTGCTATTATATTGCACCGGCCAGCCGGGTGGGTTCTTTTCTTCCAGACTCCGGCTGCCCTGCTTGCGCAGGATTACAAACCATTCCACTCCCCTGCCTGAGCCATGCCATGTCGGTCATTATGTCGTGCCGGCCGACACCGGGTTTTTGTGAGCGGAATATATAACGCAGCCCCGCGCAGTCAGCACGGGGCTGCGCAATTGATGAACAAACCTATTTTTCGCGTTTGATCTGGCTGAGCTTCACGCCGGGAAAATAAGTTTCAAGCATTTCGCCGTATTTCTGGCCCGCGCTTGCCCGCCCGCTTGAGCCCGACTGGCAAAACCCCACGCCGTGGCCCCAGCCCGCGCCATAAAACAGATATTCGACCGGTTTGCCGTTGCGGTAAACGGGTTCCATGACAAACGCCGCGCTGCGCAGCAGCCCGTCTCCGAGATATTTGCGGACCTGATATTCCTTGTCAAGCGGAAAATCGCCTTTCGTGCCCTTTATAACCATCCGCGATATATGGCCGGACAAACCGCGCCGGACCAGAACAATTGCCGTGATTTCGCCGATCTCCTTCCGGGCGGACACCTCTTTGGCGATATCCTGCGTGCGGACGACCCTGGTCCAGCGGTAATGCGTGGCTTTAACGTAAAACGAACCTTCACAATAGGCTTTAGGCAGTGTTTTGTACAGATGATCGAATTCAAACGGCTGGGAAGGCGGCTCCCTGATGCCGTCATAGTCCGACACCACGCCCCAATAAGGCACATCGCCCCAGCCCGCGCTCGCGCCCGACTGGGTAAACCCGCCGCCATTGGCCGAAAAAACCGTCTGCGCGGGCTTGCCGTCATAGGTGAGAATCTCGCCGCGCGTGGCGTCCACCGCGGAATTGCCGCGGCTTGACTCCCCACCCACGCCGCCGTAAACCTGGCAATGCTGGCTGTCGCATAAATCGTACCCCTCGGCCTTGTGCTTGCCGCTGTTTTTCATGGCGTAGGTTCTGGCGAGCACAGCCTGCGCCTTTAAAGCCTCGAACGGGTACCGGACCGGCATCTCCGACGCCAGCACCCCGTACACATATTCTTCCACATTGACGATATTGATTATCGCCAGCCGCTTTTCCAGTTTGCGGATCTCTATATCGCCGCGCAGTTCCTTGTCGGCGATGGCGGCCCAGGCGGTTCCATGCCCGAGCAGCAGGCTTTTGATAATGACGGTATTGGCGTTTTTCCCCGGCTGGCGGATCACTACGGCGGAAGAAAAAGAGGAGCGGATCCTGCCGGTCTGATCCTTTATCCACGCTTTTTTCGGATTGTCTTTGCTGATCGCTATGCGCCATTTCTGTTTCGCCGGCCCGCGCAGGATGCGTTTGCGGGTTTTGGCGTCAAGAATTTCAAAAGGCGCGGCGGTGACGAATTCCACCAGCCCGGAATCCGACGGCTGGCCCGAAGCCGTAGTGCCAATCCCGATCCGCAGCGCCGGCAGACCCTTTATCCCGGATGCGTGTTCCAGAGCCCTGTGCATGACCGCGGTTTTCGGCGGTATGATCTCAGCCGGTTTCTTTGAAATATTCCGTTTCAATCCGTCAGCCATTTCCTTGAATTTGGGAAC
This genomic interval from Elusimicrobiaceae bacterium contains the following:
- a CDS encoding FAD-dependent oxidoreductase, yielding MAMKIIIVGGVAGGASAAARLRRLDEKAEIVVFEKGRHVSYANCGLPYYAGGVIENRDALLIMTPEKLKALLNLDIRTRSEVTAIDRRARTVTVRELPDGREYTERYDKLVLAPGAKPFLPPVPGMNLKKVFTLRTLDDADRLKETVVRSGGKTAAVIGAGFIGVETAESLTHAGVKTALIEKLPQILPPLDPEMACGLQTQLRDKGVSLYLGAGLAEIRETETGLALRLDNGVELAADFAVCALGVRPETELAKQAGLEIGAAGGIKTDRQMRTSDPDIYAVGDAVETPLAPLGATGIIPLAGPANRQGRIAAENIMGAGSVCPATLGTAILKVFNLTAAMAGHNEKHLAHNGIPYLKSYAHGLSHSGYYPGAFPLVIKLLFSPDGGKLLGAQAVGMEGADKRLDVIAAVMQAGGTIYDLLDAQMCYAPPYGSAKDPVNIAAMTAENILAGLVNPVYPTDLDRLAADKNFFLLDVRTPEEYLTGSLPGATNIALSVLRGRLPELPRGKTIVTLCSRGKMSYFAARLLMQEGFRTLNLNGGYSLYKQIKSEQEAQAAGSQPRQNPAPDATSSPAGCPKNAARIEINACGLQCPGPIMKLSAALNNAAAGSELLVSASDPGFKMDVAAWCSSTGNTLINVTEENRVIRACIKKGTGEIPASTDALNQPAPAAGSKNRTIVVFSGDLDRALAAFIIANGAAALGGKVTMFFTFWGLNILRRETAGPAAKGFLDRLFGLLMPRGANRLALSNMHFLGLGTALMKHVMKTKNVTPLPELIKQAQRQGVKIVACTMAMDIMGIRREELIAGVETAGVASYLADAQYASTNLFI
- a CDS encoding SpoIID/LytB domain-containing protein; the protein is MQSFPSSRLKPVYFALSVSCILSGAVCHASFRKAGALYFEGNPAGALEEYGEAIKSGASPEVYLNAAFVARELGDPVRARDIMADALKQYPDDLQVKRLAASVFLSAGEFERAEQVYASVAGTARDIEVADLIGLARARLLQKDYTRALDAASSAADMDSGCAAAWFYKGEIYSEMGKTDDAADAFSRVLDIDPQFLEARRHLAALRIAQRRMDEAWTNYQKLAYAEPAVPKFKEMADGLKRNISKKPAEIIPPKTAVMHRALEHASGIKGLPALRIGIGTTASGQPSDSGLVEFVTAAPFEILDAKTRKRILRGPAKQKWRIAISKDNPKKAWIKDQTGRIRSSFSSAVVIRQPGKNANTVIIKSLLLGHGTAWAAIADKELRGDIEIRKLEKRLAIINIVNVEEYVYGVLASEMPVRYPFEALKAQAVLARTYAMKNSGKHKAEGYDLCDSQHCQVYGGVGGESSRGNSAVDATRGEILTYDGKPAQTVFSANGGGFTQSGASAGWGDVPYWGVVSDYDGIREPPSQPFEFDHLYKTLPKAYCEGSFYVKATHYRWTRVVRTQDIAKEVSARKEIGEITAIVLVRRGLSGHISRMVIKGTKGDFPLDKEYQVRKYLGDGLLRSAAFVMEPVYRNGKPVEYLFYGAGWGHGVGFCQSGSSGRASAGQKYGEMLETYFPGVKLSQIKREK